A genomic region of Camelus ferus isolate YT-003-E chromosome 11, BCGSAC_Cfer_1.0, whole genome shotgun sequence contains the following coding sequences:
- the HNRNPF gene encoding heterogeneous nuclear ribonucleoprotein F: protein MMLGPEGGEGFVVKLRGLPWSCSVEDVQNFLSTCTIHDGAAGVHFIYTREGRQSGEAFVELESEEDVKMALKKDRESMGHRYIEVFKSHRTEMDWVLKHSGPNSADTANDGFVRLRGLPFGCTKEEIVQFFSGLEIVPNGITLPVDPEGKITGEAFVQFASQELAEKALGKHKERIGHRYIEVFKSSQEEVRSYSDPPLKFMSVQRPGPYDRPGTARRYIGIVKQAGLERMRSGAYSAGYGGYEEYSGLSDGYGFTTDLFGRDLSYCLSGMYDHRYGDGEFTVQSTTGHCVHMRGLPYKATENDIYNFFSPLNPVRVHIEIGPDGRVTGEADVEFATHEEAVAAMSKDRANMQHRYIELFLNSTTGASNGAYSSQMMQGMGVSTQSTYSGLESQSVSGCYGAGYGGQNSMGGYD from the coding sequence ATGATGTTGGGCCCCGAGGGAGGTGAAGGTTTTGTGGTCAAGCTCCGTGGCCTGCCCTGGTCCTGCTCTGTTGAGGATGTGCAGAATTTCCTCTCCACCTGCACAATTCATGATGGGGCCGCAGGCGTTCATTTTATCTACACTAGAGAGGGCAGGCAGAGTGGTGAGGCTTTTGTTGAACTTGAATCAGAAGAAGATGTAAAAATGGCCCTTAAAAAAGACAGGGAAAGCATGGGACACCGGTACATTGAGGTGTTCAAGTCCCACAGAACCGAGATGGATTGGGTGTTGAAGCACAGTGGTCCAAACAGTGCCGACACCGCCAATGATGGTTTTGTGCGGCTTCGAGGACTCCCATTTGGATGCACCAAGGAAGAAATCGTTCAGTTCTTCTCAGGGTTGGAAATCGTGCCAAACGGGATCACATTGCCTGTGGACCCTGAGGGCAAGATTACAGGGGAAGCCTTTGTGCAGTTTGCCTCCCAGGAGTTAGCTGAGAAGGCTCTAGGGAAGCACAAGGAGAGAATAGGGCACAGATATATCGAGGTGTTCAAGAGCAGTCAGGAAGAAGTCAGGTCATACTCGGATCCCCCTCTGAAGTTCATGTCGGTGCAGCGACCGGGGCCCTATGACCGCCCCGGCACAGCCAGGAGGTACATCGGCATTGTCAAACAAGCAGGCCTGGAGAGGATGAGGTCCGGAGCCTACAGTGCAGGCTATGGGGGCTACGAGGAGTACAGCGGCCTCAGCGATGGCTACGGCTTCACCACCGACCTGTTTGGAAGAGACCTCAGCTACTGTCTCTCTGGGATGTACGACCACAGGTATGGAGATGGCGAGTTCACTGTCCAGAGCACCACCGGGCACTGCGTCCACATGAGGGGGCTGCCCTACAAGGCCACGGAGAACGACATTTACAACTTCTTCTCTCCGCTCAACCCTGTGAGAGTCCATATTGAGATTGGCCCTGATGGAAGAGTGACGGGCGAAGCTGATGTTGAGTTTGCCACTCATGAAGAAGCTGTGGCGGCCATGTCCAAAGACAGGGCCAACATGCAGCACAGATACATAGAACTTTTCTTGAATTCCACAACGGGGGCCAGCAACGGGGCTTATAGCAGCCAGATGATGCAAGGCATGGGGGTGTCAACCCAGTCCACTTACAGTGGCCTTGAGAGCCAATCCGTGAGTGGCTGTTACGGGGCTGGCTACGGTGGCCAGAACAGCATGGGAGGGTATGACTAG
- the FXYD4 gene encoding FXYD domain-containing ion transport regulator 4 isoform X2, producing MGPRLGIKESRWVVDQKERPICNMVFGRTSFQQGDWEGLQVGGTICAVLLCIAGILFALSGKCKCKSNQKRSPLPEKAVPLITPGSVSTC from the exons ATGGGGCCAAGACTAGGGATTAAAGAGTCAAGGTGGGTGGTCGATCAAAAGGAGAGGCCAATATGCAACATGGTCTTTGGGAGAACTTCATTCCAGCAGGGAG ACTGGGAAGGCCTGCAGGTGGGCGGGACGATCTGTGCAGTGCTCCTGTGCATCGCTGGAATCTTGTTCGCCCTGA GTGGCAAATGCAAATGCAAGTCAAATCAGAAGCGCAG CCCCTTACCCGAGAAAGCTGTTCCACTCATCACTCCAG GCTCTGTCAGCACCTGCTGA
- the FXYD4 gene encoding FXYD domain-containing ion transport regulator 4 isoform X1 encodes MVLLPWAGPLGLKSQNPPGLDAVPAASTDLLSALDSQPPSPAALSCSCVMEGLTQGLLLLLAGLPVLEANDVVDKDSPFYYDWEGLQVGGTICAVLLCIAGILFALSGKCKCKSNQKRSPLPEKAVPLITPGSVSTC; translated from the exons ATGGTATTGTTGCCCTGGGCGGGGCCACTAGGTTTAAAGAGCCAGAACCCACCTGGGCTGGACGCAGTCCCAGCAGCCTCCACAGACCTGCTCTCTGCACTGGACTCTCAG cccccttcccctgcaGCCCTGTCCTGCAGCTGTGTCATGGAGGGACTGACCCAGGGCCTTCTCCTCCTGCTGGCCG GCCTGCCTGTCTTGGAAGCCAATGATGTGGTTG atAAAGACAGTCCCTTCTACTATG ACTGGGAAGGCCTGCAGGTGGGCGGGACGATCTGTGCAGTGCTCCTGTGCATCGCTGGAATCTTGTTCGCCCTGA GTGGCAAATGCAAATGCAAGTCAAATCAGAAGCGCAG CCCCTTACCCGAGAAAGCTGTTCCACTCATCACTCCAG GCTCTGTCAGCACCTGCTGA
- the FXYD4 gene encoding FXYD domain-containing ion transport regulator 4 isoform X3, with protein sequence MEGLTQGLLLLLAGLPVLEANDVVDKDSPFYYDWEGLQVGGTICAVLLCIAGILFALSGKCKCKSNQKRSPLPEKAVPLITPGSVSTC encoded by the exons ATGGAGGGACTGACCCAGGGCCTTCTCCTCCTGCTGGCCG GCCTGCCTGTCTTGGAAGCCAATGATGTGGTTG atAAAGACAGTCCCTTCTACTATG ACTGGGAAGGCCTGCAGGTGGGCGGGACGATCTGTGCAGTGCTCCTGTGCATCGCTGGAATCTTGTTCGCCCTGA GTGGCAAATGCAAATGCAAGTCAAATCAGAAGCGCAG CCCCTTACCCGAGAAAGCTGTTCCACTCATCACTCCAG GCTCTGTCAGCACCTGCTGA